A stretch of the Photobacterium sp. CCB-ST2H9 genome encodes the following:
- the trpD gene encoding anthranilate phosphoribosyltransferase produces the protein MNSTIYPITEKLYDQQTLTKDESQTLFDAIIKGDVEPAMLAAILTALKIKGETPDEIAGAATAMLANAAHFPRPDYDFADIVGTGGDGANTINISTTSAFVAAACGVKIAKHGNRGVSSKSGSSDLLDKFGINLAMSAHEARAALDEQGVCFLFAPQYHSGVRHAMPARQAMKTRTIFNLLGPLINPARPTIELMGVYDAALVRPIAETMIALGMKRAAVVHGSGLDEVAIHGPTLVAEIINGDIREYTVTPEDFGLQTHPLDAIKGGDPEENRAIIKNILTGKGTVAQQDAVAVNVALLLRLFGQEDLKVNAQQAIEVMQSGKAYQLVEQLAARG, from the coding sequence ATGAACAGCACTATTTACCCAATCACCGAAAAACTGTACGACCAGCAAACACTGACCAAAGATGAAAGTCAGACCTTATTCGATGCCATCATCAAAGGTGACGTTGAACCTGCGATGCTGGCTGCTATTCTGACGGCTCTGAAAATCAAAGGGGAAACCCCGGATGAGATTGCTGGTGCCGCGACCGCGATGCTGGCTAATGCCGCGCACTTCCCGCGCCCGGATTACGACTTTGCCGATATCGTCGGCACCGGCGGAGATGGTGCAAACACAATCAACATTTCGACCACATCGGCCTTTGTTGCCGCCGCGTGCGGTGTCAAAATCGCGAAACACGGCAATCGTGGCGTCTCGAGCAAATCCGGTTCTTCTGATCTGCTGGATAAATTTGGTATCAACCTGGCAATGAGCGCCCATGAAGCCCGCGCGGCTCTGGACGAACAAGGCGTCTGTTTCCTGTTCGCGCCTCAATACCATAGCGGTGTCCGCCATGCGATGCCTGCCCGCCAGGCGATGAAAACCCGGACCATTTTCAACCTGCTGGGCCCGCTGATTAATCCGGCCCGCCCGACCATTGAACTCATGGGCGTTTATGATGCAGCACTGGTCCGCCCGATTGCCGAAACCATGATTGCCCTGGGTATGAAACGTGCAGCGGTCGTCCATGGCAGCGGATTGGACGAAGTCGCCATTCACGGCCCGACGCTGGTGGCAGAAATCATCAACGGTGATATTCGCGAATATACGGTCACGCCGGAAGATTTTGGCTTGCAAACCCATCCGTTAGATGCGATTAAAGGGGGAGACCCTGAAGAAAACCGTGCCATTATCAAAAACATCCTGACAGGAAAAGGGACAGTTGCACAGCAAGACGCTGTTGCCGTCAATGTTGCACTGCTGCTTCGCTTGTTTGGTCAGGAAGATCTCAAAGTGAATGCCCAGCAGGCAATTGAAGTCATGCAATCCGGCAAAGCCTACCAGTTGGTAGAGCAACTGGCCGCACGAGGTTAA
- the trpCF gene encoding bifunctional indole-3-glycerol-phosphate synthase TrpC/phosphoribosylanthranilate isomerase TrpF, protein METVLAKIVADKKIWVEARKATQPLEDFIADVTPSDRDFYQALTGEGAAFILECKKASPSKGLIRKDFDLDHIARVYSRYASAISVLTDEKYFQGNFDFLPQVRQHVTQPVLCKDFMIDPYQVYLARFYQADAILLMLSVLNDDEYRELATLAEQLNLGILTEVSNEEELERAIALNAKVVGINNRNLRDLSIDLNRTKQLAPRLPEDTLVISESGIYTNQQIRDLSQFANGFLIGSSLMSKANLELAVRSVLLGEHKVCGLTHPDDACAAYQSGAVYGGLIFVEDSPRAVDQELARLVMSGAPLKYVGVFRNADVDAVAKHAHALKLAAVQLHGNESPEYIETLKPQLPEDCEIWKAHGVSDALPDLSAWPADRHLLDTQVGQQSGGTGQQFDWSLLDQCDAKERIMLAGGLGPDNAREAVSKGCRGLDFNSGVESKPGKKDRQKLLSVFKALKP, encoded by the coding sequence ATGGAAACTGTACTCGCCAAAATCGTCGCCGATAAAAAAATCTGGGTGGAAGCACGCAAGGCGACACAGCCACTGGAAGATTTTATTGCAGATGTGACCCCGAGTGACCGGGATTTTTATCAGGCACTGACCGGAGAAGGCGCAGCATTCATTCTGGAATGTAAGAAAGCCTCCCCTTCAAAAGGGCTGATCCGGAAAGATTTCGATCTGGACCATATCGCCCGGGTGTACAGCCGCTATGCCAGCGCAATTTCCGTCCTGACTGACGAGAAATATTTTCAGGGGAATTTTGATTTCCTGCCGCAGGTCCGCCAGCACGTGACACAACCTGTACTCTGCAAAGACTTCATGATTGACCCTTATCAGGTGTATCTGGCCCGCTTTTATCAGGCTGACGCCATCCTGCTGATGCTGTCGGTCCTGAACGATGATGAATACCGAGAACTGGCCACCCTGGCTGAGCAGCTGAATCTGGGCATTCTGACCGAAGTCAGTAATGAAGAAGAACTGGAACGCGCCATTGCACTGAACGCCAAGGTCGTCGGCATCAATAACCGCAATTTGCGTGATCTCAGCATTGACCTGAACCGGACCAAACAACTGGCGCCACGACTGCCTGAAGATACGCTGGTGATTTCAGAATCCGGAATTTATACCAACCAGCAGATACGCGACTTATCACAATTCGCCAATGGATTCCTGATTGGCAGCTCACTGATGAGTAAAGCGAATCTGGAACTGGCCGTACGCAGTGTCCTGCTTGGAGAACACAAAGTCTGTGGCCTGACCCATCCGGACGATGCCTGTGCGGCATACCAGAGCGGTGCCGTGTACGGTGGCCTGATTTTCGTAGAGGACTCACCTCGCGCCGTTGACCAAGAGTTGGCAAGACTGGTGATGAGCGGCGCGCCACTCAAGTACGTCGGGGTATTCCGCAATGCCGATGTCGATGCCGTCGCCAAACATGCCCATGCTTTAAAGCTGGCCGCAGTTCAGCTACATGGCAACGAGTCACCTGAATACATCGAGACACTCAAGCCTCAGTTGCCTGAAGATTGTGAAATCTGGAAAGCCCACGGAGTCAGCGATGCACTGCCTGACTTATCTGCCTGGCCTGCTGACCGGCATTTACTGGATACTCAGGTTGGTCAGCAAAGCGGTGGCACGGGTCAGCAATTTGACTGGTCGCTGTTAGATCAGTGCGACGCAAAAGAACGCATTATGCTTGCCGGCGGACTCGGACCGGATAACGCCAGAGAAGCCGTCAGCAAAGGCTGCCGCGGCCTTGATTTTAACTCTGGCGTGGAAAGCAAACCCGGCAAAAAAGACAGACAAAAATTACTCTCGGTGTTCAAAGCACTGAAGCCTTAA
- the trpB gene encoding tryptophan synthase subunit beta, producing the protein MSKLDPYFGEFGGQFVPQILVPALDQLEEAFIDAQKDPAFEQEFLALLKEYAGRPTALTLCQNLTKGTKTKLYLKREDLLHGGAHKTNQVLGQALLAKRMGKKEIIAETGAGQHGVATALACALLGLKCRVYMGAKDVERQSPNVFRMKLMGAEVIPVHSGSATLKDACNEAMRDWSATYDKAHYLLGTAAGPHPFPTIVREFQRIIGEETKAQILEKEGRLPDAVIACVGGGSNAIGMFADFIEETSVKLIGVEPAGKGLDTHMHGAPLKHGKLGIFFGMKAPLMQDEHGQVEESYSISAGLDFPSVGPQHAYLNATGRAEYGSVTDDEALDAFQALARNEGIIPALESAHALAYALQLIKEAPEKEQLLVVNLSGRGDKDIFTVHKILDEKGAL; encoded by the coding sequence ATGAGCAAACTCGACCCGTATTTTGGTGAATTTGGCGGCCAGTTCGTGCCGCAGATTCTGGTCCCTGCACTGGACCAATTAGAAGAAGCCTTTATTGATGCACAGAAAGACCCTGCCTTTGAGCAGGAGTTTCTTGCCCTGCTCAAAGAGTATGCCGGTCGTCCGACCGCACTGACGCTGTGCCAGAATCTGACCAAAGGCACCAAAACCAAGCTTTATCTGAAACGTGAAGATCTGCTGCACGGCGGCGCACATAAGACCAATCAGGTACTGGGACAAGCCCTGCTGGCCAAACGCATGGGCAAAAAAGAAATCATCGCTGAAACCGGGGCCGGCCAGCACGGTGTTGCAACAGCGCTGGCCTGCGCCCTGCTGGGCCTGAAATGCCGTGTTTACATGGGTGCCAAAGACGTTGAGCGCCAAAGCCCGAATGTCTTTCGCATGAAACTGATGGGCGCTGAAGTCATTCCGGTTCATTCCGGCTCTGCGACTCTCAAAGATGCCTGTAATGAGGCCATGCGTGACTGGTCTGCCACTTATGATAAAGCACATTATTTGCTGGGCACAGCCGCCGGCCCGCACCCGTTCCCGACCATTGTGCGTGAATTCCAGCGCATTATCGGGGAAGAAACCAAAGCACAGATCCTGGAAAAAGAAGGCCGCCTGCCAGATGCCGTGATCGCCTGTGTGGGCGGAGGATCCAATGCCATTGGGATGTTTGCCGACTTCATTGAGGAAACCAGTGTCAAACTGATTGGTGTGGAACCTGCGGGGAAAGGCCTGGACACCCACATGCATGGTGCGCCGCTAAAACACGGCAAACTGGGCATTTTCTTCGGCATGAAAGCACCGCTGATGCAGGATGAACATGGTCAGGTGGAAGAGTCATACTCAATCTCTGCCGGTCTCGACTTTCCGTCCGTCGGCCCGCAGCATGCCTATCTGAATGCGACCGGTCGCGCGGAATACGGCTCTGTCACTGATGACGAAGCCCTGGATGCCTTCCAGGCGCTGGCACGCAACGAAGGGATTATTCCGGCACTGGAATCGGCCCATGCACTGGCCTATGCCCTCCAGCTAATCAAAGAAGCTCCTGAAAAAGAACAACTGCTGGTGGTGAACCTCTCCGGCCGGGGCGACAAAGACATCTTCACCGTACATAAAATTCTGGACGAAAAGGGAGCGCTGTAA
- the trpA gene encoding tryptophan synthase subunit alpha → MDRYQALFSRLAAKQEGAFVPFVTLGDPSPELSLQIIDTLVESGADALELGIPFSDPLADGPTIQGATIRALDAGTTPDVCFDMLKKVRAKYPELPIGLLMYANLVFAGGIEHFYQRCQAAGVDSVLVADVPVGESAEFRAAAEKYGIHPIFIAPPNANESTLKTVAEFGGGYTYLLSRAGVTGAETKAGMPVDHLLASLAQFNAPPSLLGFGISEPAQVTAAIQSGAAGAISGSAVVKIIEQHLGNPSEMLNALGQFIHRMKQATKR, encoded by the coding sequence ATGGACCGTTATCAAGCTTTATTCAGCCGTTTAGCGGCCAAACAGGAAGGCGCTTTTGTTCCTTTCGTGACGCTGGGCGACCCGAGTCCTGAACTGTCTCTGCAGATTATTGATACGCTCGTCGAATCCGGAGCTGACGCGCTGGAGCTGGGGATTCCGTTTTCCGACCCGCTTGCCGACGGTCCGACCATTCAGGGAGCGACCATTCGTGCGCTGGATGCCGGCACCACGCCGGATGTCTGTTTCGACATGCTGAAAAAAGTCCGGGCCAAATATCCGGAACTGCCCATCGGGCTGCTGATGTATGCCAACCTGGTCTTCGCCGGTGGCATCGAACACTTCTATCAGCGTTGTCAGGCGGCTGGCGTCGACTCGGTGCTGGTCGCGGATGTGCCTGTCGGAGAATCCGCGGAGTTCAGGGCTGCAGCGGAAAAATACGGGATCCACCCTATTTTCATTGCGCCGCCAAATGCAAATGAAAGCACACTGAAAACCGTGGCTGAGTTCGGCGGTGGCTACACCTATTTGCTGTCTCGTGCCGGTGTAACCGGTGCGGAAACCAAAGCAGGAATGCCGGTAGACCATTTGCTTGCCTCACTGGCTCAATTCAATGCGCCGCCGTCTTTGCTGGGCTTTGGCATCTCCGAACCCGCTCAGGTTACTGCAGCCATTCAGTCGGGGGCAGCCGGAGCCATTTCGGGCTCAGCCGTGGTGAAAATTATCGAACAGCATCTGGGCAACCCTTCAGAAATGCTCAACGCACTCGGCCAGTTCATACATCGCATGAAGCAAGCGACGAAACGCTGA
- a CDS encoding dicarboxylate/amino acid:cation symporter — protein MRLSQLNNFQNKVFKVLKRQGLLGNIGVQVVIAMCLGALAGAVMGHSASMFAPLGSIFIHLIKMLVIPLVAVAIISGAAGLGNSQSAGKIGLITLGFFGLTSAVAVALALFMGEVFQPGMGVDLAGVQGMFANTYADKGELPSFWATILGMIPTNIFQSLNEANILQILVFCLFFGVAVSKLEKERRDPLLNGVNAVVDAMVWMINIVMKIAPIGVFGLMADAVGTFGFDALMVVFKLFVVYIAAILVYGFVFYPLMIKCFSKTSPLKFLSAMKKPQAVALSTASSMATLPVTMETCEEELNVKNSTASFVLPLGATINMSGNAIYYGLVAIFFAQLFNIELGMSAYIAIIVTSTLGAVGQAGVPGPSFLVVAVLLSAGIPIEGLPLLFALDRIFDMIRTALNITGDAACAVIVDSLVGEEKAKDAPMATQQKA, from the coding sequence ATAAGACTTTCACAACTTAACAACTTCCAAAATAAGGTATTCAAGGTGCTTAAACGACAAGGACTACTTGGCAACATTGGGGTACAGGTTGTCATCGCCATGTGCTTGGGGGCGCTGGCCGGTGCAGTGATGGGACATTCTGCAAGCATGTTCGCGCCACTGGGTAGCATTTTCATCCACCTGATTAAAATGCTGGTGATCCCGCTGGTTGCGGTTGCCATTATCTCCGGTGCTGCTGGTCTGGGTAACAGTCAGTCTGCCGGTAAGATCGGTCTGATCACGCTGGGCTTCTTTGGCCTGACTTCCGCGGTTGCTGTGGCACTGGCCCTGTTTATGGGTGAAGTGTTCCAGCCGGGTATGGGTGTTGACCTGGCAGGTGTTCAGGGCATGTTTGCCAATACCTATGCTGATAAAGGTGAACTGCCTTCATTCTGGGCAACTATTCTGGGTATGATCCCAACGAACATTTTCCAGTCTCTGAATGAAGCAAACATCCTGCAGATTCTGGTGTTCTGCCTGTTCTTTGGTGTTGCGGTCTCCAAACTGGAGAAAGAACGCCGTGATCCACTGTTGAACGGTGTGAATGCTGTTGTTGACGCCATGGTATGGATGATCAACATTGTGATGAAAATCGCTCCGATTGGTGTATTCGGCCTGATGGCTGATGCAGTCGGTACCTTCGGTTTTGATGCCCTGATGGTGGTCTTCAAACTGTTTGTGGTCTACATCGCCGCGATCCTGGTTTATGGTTTCGTATTCTACCCGCTGATGATCAAGTGCTTCAGCAAAACTTCACCGCTGAAATTCCTGTCAGCCATGAAGAAACCTCAGGCTGTTGCACTGTCGACTGCTTCTTCTATGGCAACCCTACCGGTGACCATGGAAACCTGTGAAGAAGAGCTGAACGTCAAGAACAGCACAGCTTCCTTCGTGCTGCCGCTGGGCGCCACCATCAACATGAGCGGTAACGCCATTTACTACGGTCTGGTTGCCATCTTCTTCGCACAACTGTTCAATATTGAACTTGGTATGAGCGCCTACATCGCGATTATTGTGACCTCAACGCTGGGTGCTGTGGGTCAGGCCGGTGTACCGGGGCCTTCGTTCCTGGTTGTTGCTGTCCTGTTGTCTGCGGGTATTCCGATTGAAGGTCTGCCGCTGCTGTTTGCTCTGGACCGTATCTTCGACATGATCCGTACTGCGCTGAACATCACGGGTGATGCTGCCTGTGCCGTGATTGTCGACAGCCTGGTGGGTGAAGAAAAAGCAAAAGACGCCCCAATGGCGACACAGCAAAAAGCATAA
- the yciA gene encoding acyl-CoA thioester hydrolase YciA, with amino-acid sequence MNSENNVPRGQLLLRTLAMPADTNANGDIFGGWIMSQLDLAGAILAKEISHGKVVTVSVDNIVFKAPVGVGDVVCCYGECKRIGNTSLSVAMEVWVKPVGNDGIGERYKVSEATFNYVAIDANGRPRPIQKG; translated from the coding sequence ATGAATTCAGAAAATAATGTTCCTCGCGGCCAGTTATTACTGCGCACGCTAGCTATGCCTGCTGATACAAACGCCAATGGCGATATTTTCGGTGGATGGATTATGTCGCAGCTGGATTTAGCCGGCGCAATTCTGGCCAAAGAAATTTCCCACGGCAAAGTCGTGACGGTCTCAGTCGATAATATTGTCTTCAAAGCCCCGGTCGGTGTGGGCGATGTGGTGTGTTGCTACGGTGAATGTAAACGTATTGGTAATACGTCCCTGTCGGTCGCGATGGAAGTCTGGGTAAAACCTGTCGGTAATGACGGCATCGGCGAGCGATACAAGGTCAGCGAAGCAACCTTCAATTATGTTGCGATTGATGCCAACGGCAGACCGCGTCCGATTCAAAAAGGATAA
- a CDS encoding YciI family protein: MWYVIFSQDVENSLERRLSVREKHLARLKALQDEGRLLVAGPMPAIDSENPGEAGFTGSTVIAEFDSLEAAKSWADADPYIEAGVYENVIVKPFKKVLPA; the protein is encoded by the coding sequence ATGTGGTACGTCATTTTTTCTCAAGATGTTGAAAACAGTCTGGAGCGCCGCCTGAGCGTTCGTGAAAAACACCTGGCTCGCCTGAAAGCATTACAAGACGAAGGCCGTCTGCTCGTGGCCGGTCCGATGCCTGCAATCGACAGTGAGAATCCGGGAGAAGCCGGTTTCACAGGCTCAACGGTAATTGCTGAGTTTGATTCACTGGAAGCAGCAAAAAGCTGGGCCGACGCAGACCCGTATATTGAAGCCGGCGTTTATGAAAACGTAATTGTCAAACCATTCAAAAAAGTACTGCCGGCCTGA
- the gspS2 gene encoding type II secretion system pilot lipoprotein GspS-beta, whose translation MMIRTSLKTWFAAAVAAVIVTGCAKSPDELNNELAERRAAVINAKAPYPKVGQYQIMKAKAHQSIVEITILYGGGGKVPPSKAAQAAAVNFCNDPELTPMVSEGLGYMISILDMRGRPMVQQPINEQYCKQISAQGAS comes from the coding sequence ATGATGATTCGAACTTCCCTCAAAACCTGGTTTGCTGCTGCTGTGGCTGCAGTCATCGTGACCGGCTGCGCAAAATCGCCGGATGAACTCAATAACGAACTGGCAGAGCGCAGGGCGGCCGTGATTAACGCAAAAGCCCCCTACCCGAAAGTTGGCCAGTACCAGATTATGAAAGCCAAAGCCCATCAGAGCATTGTTGAAATCACAATCCTCTATGGCGGCGGTGGTAAAGTGCCGCCATCTAAGGCCGCACAGGCTGCCGCTGTGAACTTCTGCAACGATCCGGAACTGACCCCCATGGTCAGCGAAGGTCTGGGATACATGATCAGCATTCTGGATATGCGGGGCCGCCCTATGGTTCAGCAGCCAATCAATGAACAGTACTGCAAACAAATCTCAGCTCAGGGAGCGTCGTAA
- a CDS encoding class I SAM-dependent methyltransferase translates to MDASALSQFFQHLRTQLASPPEEARRLFHGRGRCWEGLEQLTVDWLGGQVLVSLFKEPDTAFLDALNNELQALAQSQVWQLSGASSLLLQHRDRPGSPMEVIWGELKTFQQISENGLRFELDLGQKQNNGLFLDMRYGRRWVQEQSNDKRVLNLFAYTCGFSLAAIAGGASHVVNLDMAKAALSRGRENHRLNGHDLNQVSFLGHDIFKSWGKLKKSGPYDLIVIDPPSFQKGSFALTKDYAKILRRLPDMLSEQGKVLACVNSPAVSPQFLIDGMAQEAPELSFIERLDNPPEFADRDHDSALKVMVFSRQHECSRGDAISIRHK, encoded by the coding sequence ATGGACGCTTCTGCTCTCTCCCAATTTTTTCAACACCTGCGGACTCAACTGGCGTCACCGCCGGAAGAAGCCCGCCGTTTATTTCACGGCCGGGGACGTTGCTGGGAAGGACTGGAGCAACTGACGGTTGACTGGCTGGGCGGTCAGGTACTGGTCTCGTTATTCAAAGAACCGGATACCGCATTTCTTGATGCACTGAACAATGAACTGCAGGCGCTGGCGCAATCGCAGGTTTGGCAGCTGTCTGGTGCCAGTTCATTGCTCCTGCAGCATAGAGACAGACCGGGTTCGCCGATGGAGGTCATCTGGGGAGAGCTGAAAACGTTTCAGCAAATCAGCGAAAACGGACTTCGCTTCGAACTTGATCTGGGCCAGAAGCAAAACAATGGCTTGTTCCTCGATATGCGATATGGTCGACGCTGGGTTCAGGAGCAGTCGAATGACAAGCGGGTTCTGAACCTGTTCGCCTACACCTGTGGTTTTTCTTTGGCTGCAATTGCCGGTGGTGCCAGTCATGTGGTGAACCTGGATATGGCCAAGGCAGCGTTGAGCCGCGGCCGGGAGAACCACAGACTGAATGGTCATGATTTAAATCAGGTGAGTTTTCTGGGACACGATATTTTTAAGTCGTGGGGCAAGCTGAAGAAGTCCGGTCCCTATGATCTGATTGTGATCGACCCGCCTTCGTTTCAGAAGGGAAGCTTTGCTCTGACGAAGGACTACGCCAAAATTTTGCGTCGTTTACCGGATATGCTGAGTGAGCAGGGTAAAGTGCTGGCTTGTGTCAATTCGCCTGCGGTTTCGCCTCAGTTCCTGATAGACGGGATGGCACAGGAAGCGCCGGAGCTGAGTTTCATCGAACGACTGGATAACCCGCCGGAGTTTGCCGACCGGGATCATGACAGTGCCTTAAAAGTCATGGTGTTCTCAAGGCAGCATGAATGCAGCCGTGGTGACGCCATCAGTATACGTCATAAATGA
- a CDS encoding TIGR01621 family pseudouridine synthase — protein sequence MFTLLHQTPDFLVICKHANVSVHKDDNDQPLLAEIAAATGDAQLYLIHRLDKMTSGILLLGRHADAASALSGSFARREVEKYYLAIGSKKPKKKQGTVMGDMSRSRRRSWKLETSRQNPAVTQFISTAAGEGRRLFLCKPYTGKTHQIRVALKSVGSGITGDDIYGHEASDRGYLHAYGLQFIYLGTTYRFLCPPEQGDLWQTTEVQSALQDWSSPWTLDWPSLPSGLLKSAHD from the coding sequence ATGTTTACACTGCTTCACCAAACTCCCGATTTTCTGGTCATTTGCAAGCATGCGAATGTCAGTGTCCACAAAGATGACAATGATCAGCCCCTGCTGGCAGAGATCGCGGCAGCGACGGGTGATGCACAGCTGTACCTGATACATCGTCTGGATAAGATGACCTCCGGTATCCTGTTGCTTGGTCGCCATGCGGATGCTGCATCGGCGCTGTCGGGGAGCTTTGCCCGCCGGGAAGTGGAGAAGTACTACCTGGCGATCGGCAGTAAAAAGCCGAAGAAAAAACAGGGGACAGTGATGGGCGACATGAGCCGTTCGCGCCGACGGAGCTGGAAGCTGGAAACCAGCCGGCAGAACCCGGCGGTGACTCAGTTTATTTCCACGGCGGCCGGGGAAGGGCGGAGACTGTTTCTGTGCAAGCCTTATACCGGTAAAACCCATCAGATCCGTGTGGCGCTGAAAAGTGTCGGTTCAGGGATTACCGGCGATGATATTTATGGTCACGAGGCATCGGATCGCGGCTATCTTCACGCCTACGGGCTTCAGTTTATCTATCTGGGAACAACCTATCGCTTTCTTTGCCCGCCTGAACAGGGTGATCTCTGGCAGACGACAGAGGTACAGTCGGCACTGCAAGACTGGTCATCCCCCTGGACACTGGACTGGCCGTCACTTCCGTCGGGTCTGCTGAAATCTGCTCATGACTGA
- a CDS encoding sodium-dependent transporter yields MATRAHFSSRIGFILAAAGSAVGLGNIWGFPTQAASNGGAVFLIVYLLMVFALAYPLLVAELTIGRYGNADPITSLRKVWPQQRALMGFVGLAGMIAVSLILSFYAIVAGWLLGYLVAPVLDLLGLTAQAQWLEEFGVERNLILMLVFMWLTVMVVRSGVTDGIEKWSTRLMPVLLLLFVVMVIYILTQDGAWEGLRVYLVPDASHLSPKLIVSAMGQAFFSLSLGVCTMMVYGSYLDKSANLPKTAAQVALLDTGVAFLAGMLILPAMFVAQNHGVVIYDDTGALLASDTLVFSVLPSMFETMGGVGILVSTLFFILMVIAALTSSISMLEVPVSCVIEELNHTRHWAVWWIGGVISVVSTVIVFNFESLFGFVITMTTAYAQPIIGMIFAILVGWIWHRDKVLNEIKAGYPELEASLFWRIWPWYVRIVCPVLMLLVFFLQ; encoded by the coding sequence ATGGCAACCAGAGCGCATTTTAGTTCACGTATTGGTTTTATTCTGGCAGCTGCGGGTTCGGCCGTTGGCTTAGGCAACATCTGGGGATTTCCGACACAGGCAGCCAGCAATGGCGGGGCGGTCTTTTTAATCGTTTATCTGCTCATGGTGTTTGCACTGGCTTACCCTTTGCTGGTGGCAGAGCTGACGATAGGTCGTTACGGAAATGCCGACCCGATCACTTCTCTGCGCAAGGTCTGGCCTCAGCAACGGGCTCTGATGGGATTCGTCGGGTTAGCCGGGATGATTGCCGTTTCGCTGATTCTCAGTTTTTATGCGATTGTTGCCGGCTGGCTGCTGGGTTATCTGGTTGCCCCGGTTCTGGATTTACTGGGACTGACAGCTCAGGCCCAGTGGCTGGAAGAATTTGGTGTGGAGAGAAACCTGATCCTCATGCTGGTGTTTATGTGGCTGACGGTGATGGTGGTCAGAAGCGGGGTCACGGACGGCATTGAAAAATGGTCGACCCGCCTGATGCCGGTATTGCTGCTGCTTTTTGTGGTGATGGTGATTTATATCCTGACGCAGGATGGTGCCTGGGAAGGGCTGCGTGTGTATCTGGTGCCGGATGCCAGCCATTTATCGCCCAAACTGATTGTGAGTGCGATGGGGCAGGCATTCTTTTCTCTGTCGCTGGGTGTTTGCACCATGATGGTTTATGGCTCTTATCTGGACAAATCAGCCAACCTGCCGAAGACTGCAGCGCAGGTGGCTTTACTGGATACCGGTGTTGCGTTTCTTGCGGGGATGCTCATTCTGCCAGCCATGTTTGTCGCGCAGAATCATGGTGTGGTGATTTATGACGATACCGGTGCTTTGCTGGCGTCGGATACTCTGGTGTTCAGTGTGCTGCCATCGATGTTTGAGACGATGGGAGGTGTAGGCATCCTCGTCAGTACCCTGTTTTTTATCCTGATGGTCATTGCCGCACTGACGTCGTCAATTTCCATGCTGGAGGTGCCGGTTTCCTGTGTGATTGAAGAGCTGAATCATACCAGGCACTGGGCCGTATGGTGGATTGGCGGGGTGATCAGTGTCGTTTCTACGGTGATTGTTTTTAATTTTGAGTCGTTATTTGGCTTTGTGATTACCATGACGACGGCTTATGCACAGCCGATCATCGGGATGATTTTTGCCATTCTGGTGGGTTGGATATGGCATCGGGATAAGGTTCTGAACGAAATTAAAGCGGGATATCCGGAACTGGAAGCCAGCCTGTTCTGGCGGATCTGGCCCTGGTATGTCCGGATTGTCTGTCCGGTGCTGATGTTGCTGGTCTTTTTTCTGCAGTAG